A genome region from Erigeron canadensis isolate Cc75 chromosome 3, C_canadensis_v1, whole genome shotgun sequence includes the following:
- the LOC122593458 gene encoding abscisic acid receptor PYL9, with the protein MEAAKYIRRHHRHTYNPDQCASVVVKHIKAPVDIVWSLVRRFDQPQKYKPFVSKCTMRGDLNIGSVREVNVKSGLPATTSTERLELLDDMEHILGIKIVGGDHRLKNYSSILTVHPEVAEGSSGTLVIESFVVDIPDGNTKDDTCYFVKALISCNLKSLSDISERMAVQDQTAVPLT; encoded by the exons atggAAGCAGCTAAATATATAAGAAGACATCACAGGCATACGTATAACCCTGATCAGTGTGCTTCTGTTGTCGTTAAACATATCAAAGCTCCTGTAGATATC GTGTGGTCTTTGGTTAGGAGGTTCGATCAACCTCAAAAGTACAAGCCGTTTGTGAGCAAGTGCACTATGCGCGGGGATCTTAATATAGGGAGTGTCAGAGAGGTGAATGTTAAGTCAGGCCTTCCGGCCACCACAAGCACCGAGAGGCTGGAGCTTCTTGATGACATGGAGCACATCCTTGGCATCAAAATTGTTGGCGGTGATCATAGGCTAAAG AACTACTCGTCAATCCTTACCGTTCATCCAGAGGTAGCCGAAGGAAGCTCTGGGACGTTAGTCATTGAGTCATTCGTGGTGGACATACCCGATGGCAACACCAAAGACGATACATGCTACTTTGTCAAAGCCCTAATCAGCTGCAACCTTAAGTCTCTTTCTGATATCTCAGAAAGGATGGCTGTCCAGGACCAGACCGCAGTACCCCTCACTTAA
- the LOC122590536 gene encoding phospholipase A1 PLIP1, chloroplastic — protein sequence MMVCSNTMLVSSQSTTPKAESPVKGQRPNILNRSISGQNLRQHARIQRAYSDNNLCYSTNRIQASMNQPKLKNSRSGIFDFNISSLITPSSLKKNLFDPEPCYDTNTDTDSEERDDATDVSDIEMEKEGKKRANWIERLMEIRSRWVQKQNDGLDGENEEEQGCDEDGNGDGCEVDYSDDEDDISINQESFSRMLKNVSWSDTKHFSQLAFLCNMAYVIPEIEEDDLRRYYDLTFVTSSLEKKAFAEAIAHDSIRVPVTTPTTNQKPGKRINRTSAYEIAASAATYVQSQAGGLKNHQEDDDIILAHKDAYPLEKADSSPRGYNSEMAAYMAASTMTAVVAAPEKEKQEAARNLQSLHSSPCEWFICDDSSIYTRCFVIQGSDSVASWQANLFFEPTKFEGTGVLVHRGIYEAAKGIYEQYMPHILEHLNRYGERAKLQFTGHSLGGSLSLLVNLMLLTRNVVKPSALRPVVTFGSPFVFCNGQKILDQFGLDENHVHCVMMHRDIVPRAFSCNYPNHVAQLLKRLCGTFRSHPCLNRNSLLYTPLGKMFILQPDEKSSPHHPLLPPGSALYAMENTQHGSTKTALRAFLNSPHPIETLQYPTAYGSDGTILRDHDSSNYLKAVNGIIRQHTKTFIRKPREQKNLMWPLLTSQSPHYWSQETKLKEKKLTVSDQKRLITTEVV from the exons ATGATGGTGTGCAGTAATACTATGTTGGTTTCCAGTCAGTCGACAACCCCAAAAGCTGAAAGCCCGGTAAAAGGACAAAGACCAAACATCCTTAACCGCTCAATATCTGGTCAAAATCTAAGGCAGCACGCAAGAATTCAAAGGGCATATTCCGACAACAATCTATGTTATTCCACTAATCGTATTCAGGCCTCAATGAATCAGCCCAAGTTGAAAAACAGTCGTTCGGGAATTTTTGACTTCAATATATCGAGTTTAATTACCCCAAGCTCGCTaaagaaaaatttgtttgaTCCTGAGCCATGTTATGACACAAACACAGACACAGATTCAGAAGAGAGAGATGACGCAACCGATGTCAGTGATATAGAAATGGAGAAAGAGGGAAAGAAAAGGGCTAACTGGATTGAAAGGCTAATGGAAATTAGAAGCAGATGGGTTCAGAAACAGAATGATGGACTTGATGGTGAAAACGAAGAAGAACAAGGCTGTGATGAAGATGGAAATGGGGATGGATGTGAGGTAGATTATAGCGACGATGAAGATGATATAAGCATCAATCAGGAATCATTCTCCAGAATGTTGAAGAATGTTTCTTGGTCTGACACCAAGCATTTTTCACAGTTAGCATTTCTTTGTAACATGGCCTATGTTATTCCAGAGATTGAG GAGGACGACCTGAGAAGATACTACGATTTGACATTTGTAACATCTTCATTGGAGAAAAAGGCATTTGCTGAAGCCATTGCCCACGACTCAATTCGTGTACCTGTGACTACTCCAACCACCAACCAGAAGCCTGGAAAGCGTATAAACCGTACTTCCGCTTATGAAATAGCTGCCTCAGCTGCAACATATGTTCAATCCCAGGCAGGCGGCCTTAAAAACCATCAGGAGgatgatgacatcatcttaGCTCACAAAGATGCCTACCCTTTAGAGAAAGCGGATTCTTCTCCCAGAGGCTACAATTCAGAAATGGCTGCATATATGGCAGCTTCTACCATGACAGCAGTTGTTGCAGCACCAGAGAAAGAAAAGCAGGAGGCTGCAAGGAATCTACAGTCCCTTCACTCCTCCCCTTGTGAATGGTTTATTTGTGATGATTCAAGCATATACACCAGATGCTTTGTTATCCAG GGTTCAGACTCAGTGGCATCATGGCAGGCAAATCTCTTCTTTGAACCAACTAAGTTTGAG GGAACAGGTGTGTTAGTTCATAGGGGAATATATGAGGCAGCAAAGGGTATATACGAGCAATACATGCCACACATTCTGGAGCATCTGAATAGATATGGTGAAAGAGCAAAGCTTCAATTCACAGGTCATTCTCTAGGGGGAAGCCTTTCTCTGCTAGTTAACTTGATGTTACTAACCAGGAATGTTGTCAAACCATCGGCTCTACGACCAGTGGTCACCTTTGGTTCACCATTCGTGTTTTGTAACGGTCAAAAGATTCTTGATCAGTTCGGGCTAGATGAGAACCATGTTCACTGTGTCATGATGCATAGGGACATCGTCCCAAGAGCATTTTCCTGCAACTACCCGAATCATGTTGCCCAATTATTAAAGCGTTTGTGTGGTACTTTCCGATCTCATCCATGCCTAAATAGAAAT AGTTTGTTATATACACCATTGGGAAAAATGTTCATCCTCCAGCCTGATGAGAAGTCCTCTCCACATCATCCCTTACTCCCTCCCGGAAGTGCTCTATATGCTATGGAGAATACTCAACATGGTTCAACCAAAACCGCTCTTCGGGCCTTCCTGAATTCTCCACACCCGATAGAAACCTTACAATACCCTACAGCCTATGGGTCGGATGGAACTATCCTTAGGGACCATGACTCGAGCAACTACTTGAAAGCTGTAAATGGGATCATAAGACAACACACAAAAACGTTTATAAGGAAACCTAGAGAACAGAAGAACTTAATGTGGCCGTTACTAACTTCACAATCACCACATTATTGGAGCCAAGAAACAAAACTCAAAGAGAAAAAGTTGACGGTTTCGGATCAAAAGAGGTTGATTACTACGGAGGTGGTGTGA
- the LOC122592928 gene encoding zinc finger CCCH domain-containing protein 1 has translation MDETQQQQQQQQEADTKQSSEEVCKFFRKPTKNKNIRKRGHEDENGETDEQEGPSVVINKKKAVAPDNKLRFATGPAKRGAQSEEQDGDTKATMFQFDSSKEIQVQNDSRATATLETETDFSMDARAIRERKLKQADEALKGKKVGDEKLYKGIHGYTDYKAGFRREQTVASEKAGGSHGPLRASAHIRVSARFDYQPDICKDYKETGYCGYGDSCKFMHDRGDYKSGWQMEKEWDDAEKERKRKLALKGGDDEEEEEEDDIENDEDGLPFACFICRKPFVDPVVTKCKHYFCEHCALKHHAKKKKCYVCNEPTQGIFNAAVEIRKRKGAEKKK, from the exons ATGGATgaaacacaacaacaacaacaacaacaacaagaagcaGACACCAAACAAAGTTCAGAAGAAG ttTGCAAATTTTTTCGAAAACccactaaaaataaaaacataaggaAAAGGGGTCATGAAGATGAGAATGGGGAAACCGACGAACAGGAAGGACCGTCTGTAGTGATCAACAAGAAAAAGGCGGTTGCACCGGATAATAAACTGCGCTTTGCTACCGGGCCGGCAAAGAGAGGTGCACAGTCAGAAGAACAGGATGGAGATACGAAGGCAACGATGTTCCAGTTTGATTCGTCGAAAGAGATTCAAGTGCAGAACGATAGTAGAGCGACTGCGACACTGGAAACGGAGACAGATTTTTCCATGGATGCTAGGGCGATTAGGGAGAGAAAACTGAAACAAGCGGATGAGGCCTTGAAAGGGAAGAAAGTTGGTGATGAGAAGTTGTACAAGGGTATTCATGGGTATACTGATTATAAGGCGGGGTTTAGGAGAGAACAAACGGTGGCGAGTGAGAAAGCGGGTGGGTCACATGGACCGTTGAGAGCTTCTGCTCATATTAGGGTGTCTGCGAGGTTTGATTACCAGCCGGATATTTGTAAGGATTATAAGGAGACTGGCTATTGTGGGTACGGTGATTCATGTAAGTTTATGCATGATCGTGGGGATTATAAGTCGGGATGGCAGATGGAGAAAGAGTGGGATGATgcagagaaagaaagaaagaggaaaTTGGCATTGAAAGGCGGtgatgatgaggaggaggaggaggaggatgatATCGAGAATGATGAGGATGGTCTGCCCTTTGCTTGTTTTATCTGCCGGAAGCCTTTTGTCGACCCTGTCGTGACGAAGTGCAAGCATTATTTCTGCGAGCATTGTGCTTTAAAG CACcatgcaaagaaaaaaaaatgctacGTGTGCAACGAGCCTACACAAGGGATTTTTAATGCTGCGGTCGAAATACGAAAGAGGAAAGGGGCTGAAAAGAAGAAGTGA